A genomic segment from Methanobrevibacter sp. TMH8 encodes:
- a CDS encoding GNAT family N-acetyltransferase: MANIDLNKIKIILHDGSDDVSQFDCNHEDINEFIIEDALPQKEIMLNSTYIAKYEENIIGFFTLSADKIKIGKLGEEYKEKFKNKKINYTEFPALKLGRLGVVKQYKGQKIGSFLLRWIFFYGIEMSKNIGFRFITIDSYLGYPYEFYKKNYCKDILNEQNLKKEINTYERLKNRNNPEANKRTVPLFMDLYKFKTLFSQGD; the protein is encoded by the coding sequence ATGGCGAATATAGATTTAAACAAAATAAAAATAATATTACATGATGGTAGTGATGATGTAAGCCAATTTGACTGTAATCATGAAGATATCAATGAATTTATAATTGAAGATGCACTACCTCAAAAAGAAATTATGTTAAATAGTACATATATAGCTAAATATGAGGAAAATATAATAGGGTTCTTCACATTATCCGCAGATAAAATAAAAATAGGCAAATTAGGTGAAGAATATAAAGAAAAATTCAAAAATAAAAAAATCAATTATACTGAATTTCCAGCACTGAAACTAGGGAGATTGGGTGTTGTTAAGCAATACAAAGGACAAAAAATAGGAAGTTTCTTATTAAGATGGATATTTTTTTATGGTATTGAAATGTCTAAAAACATTGGTTTTAGATTTATAACAATAGATTCATATTTAGGTTACCCATATGAATTTTATAAAAAAAATTACTGTAAAGACATTTTAAATGAACAAAACTTAAAAAAAGAAATAAATACTTACGAAAGACTTAAAAATAGAAATAATCCTGAAGCAAATAAAAGAACTGTGCCTTTATTTATGGATTTATATAAATTTAAAACTCTTTTTTCTCAAGGAGATTAG